Proteins encoded together in one Mycobacterium noviomagense window:
- a CDS encoding nitroreductase family protein: METWDAICARRNVRQYRPEPVSEADLNRIAEAGWRAPSAKNRQAWDFVIVTDRGQLQDLSTVWQGAGHIASAAAAIALVIPEPPSERRKVTDQYDIGQATMAMMLAATDLGIGTGHSSVGDQERARQILGVPDDYLVAYLLGIGYPADRPLTPIRKPKRRPFEEVVHHGHW; the protein is encoded by the coding sequence ATGGAGACCTGGGATGCGATCTGTGCCCGGCGCAATGTACGCCAGTACCGGCCGGAGCCGGTTTCCGAAGCCGACCTGAACCGCATCGCCGAGGCCGGATGGCGGGCACCGTCGGCGAAAAACCGCCAGGCATGGGACTTCGTGATCGTCACCGACCGCGGGCAGCTGCAGGATTTGTCCACCGTGTGGCAGGGCGCCGGTCATATCGCCTCGGCTGCGGCCGCGATCGCGTTGGTCATCCCGGAACCGCCCAGCGAACGCCGCAAGGTCACCGACCAGTACGACATCGGTCAGGCGACGATGGCGATGATGCTCGCGGCCACGGACCTCGGGATCGGCACGGGGCATTCCTCGGTGGGAGACCAGGAACGAGCACGCCAGATTCTGGGTGTGCCCGACGACTATCTGGTGGCGTACCTGCTCGGTATCGGATATCCCGCCGATCGCCCGCTCACCCCGATCCGCAAACCGAAGCGGCGGCCGTTCGAAGAGGTCGTCCACCACGGACATTGGTGA
- a CDS encoding class I SAM-dependent methyltransferase, producing MASSAAAARKGEYGIDGAFHTLSAPVQGVGIAVESAGLLLWAGVSLARGRRAVAALAGASGVTMIANTALYLHATRVGKFAVWDEILDQLRLRGDETLLDLGCGRGAVLLAAAKRLPCGHAIGIDLWRADQTDNSPTATMINAELENVADRVEVRTADMTALPFADESFDVVVSSLAIHNISSRDGRRLALMEAVRVLRPGGRLAIADLWETRQHARQLRELGWGDVQRRNLGWRMWYGGPWAATRLVTATKPA from the coding sequence ATGGCCTCGAGCGCAGCCGCCGCGCGCAAAGGCGAGTACGGAATCGACGGGGCATTCCACACCCTGTCCGCCCCCGTGCAGGGCGTCGGTATCGCGGTCGAATCCGCCGGCCTGCTGCTGTGGGCCGGCGTCAGTCTTGCCCGCGGTAGACGGGCAGTCGCTGCGCTGGCCGGGGCGTCTGGTGTCACGATGATCGCGAACACTGCGCTGTACCTGCACGCGACCCGGGTGGGCAAGTTCGCGGTGTGGGACGAGATCCTCGACCAGCTGCGCCTCCGCGGCGATGAAACGCTGCTCGATCTGGGGTGCGGACGCGGCGCGGTGCTGCTGGCCGCGGCCAAGCGGCTGCCGTGCGGACATGCGATCGGCATCGACCTGTGGCGCGCCGACCAGACCGACAACTCGCCGACGGCCACGATGATCAATGCGGAGCTGGAGAACGTCGCCGACCGCGTCGAGGTGCGCACCGCCGACATGACCGCGCTGCCGTTCGCCGACGAAAGCTTCGACGTGGTCGTGAGTAGCCTTGCCATCCATAACATTTCGAGCCGCGACGGCCGCCGTCTTGCTCTGATGGAGGCGGTCCGGGTGCTGCGTCCGGGCGGCCGGCTGGCTATTGCGGACCTATGGGAAACCCGCCAGCATGCCCGGCAGTTGCGCGAACTCGGGTGGGGCGACGTGCAGCGGCGCAACCTCGGATGGCGCATGTGGTACGGCGGACCGTGGGCGGCGACACGGTTGGTGACGGCGACCAAGCCGGCGTGA
- the cynS gene encoding cyanase, translated as MTRNEITEQIVVARLEKGLSWQELADAIGRPVVWTTSALLGQHPIPVELAKVLVEMLGLDESVVPVLAAAPMRGGLPTTVPTDPTIYRFYEALQVYGLAIKELIHEQFGDGIMSAINFSVDLQKKPHPSGDRVVVTFDGKFLPYEWVSAKR; from the coding sequence ATGACCAGAAATGAGATCACCGAACAGATCGTGGTCGCCCGCTTGGAAAAAGGCCTGTCCTGGCAGGAGCTGGCCGACGCCATCGGCAGGCCGGTCGTGTGGACCACGTCGGCGCTGCTGGGCCAGCATCCGATTCCGGTCGAGCTGGCCAAGGTGCTCGTCGAAATGCTGGGCCTCGACGAGTCGGTGGTGCCGGTGCTGGCGGCCGCGCCGATGCGCGGCGGGCTGCCCACGACGGTACCGACCGACCCGACCATCTACCGCTTCTACGAAGCCCTGCAGGTGTACGGGCTGGCGATAAAGGAATTGATCCACGAGCAGTTCGGCGACGGGATCATGAGCGCCATCAACTTCAGCGTCGACCTGCAGAAGAAGCCACATCCGTCAGGTGATCGTGTCGTGGTGACGTTCGACGGGAAATTCTTGCCCTACGAATGGGTATCCGCCAAACGTTGA
- a CDS encoding patatin-like phospholipase family protein, translating to MANDRSRGQQPKEVDLVLSGGGVKFIGLVGAVVALMDAGYSVQRVSGVSAGSVVGAILAAASKGDQLTSEEVKELALSVPLRKWRDAGPVPIVGPAWGMLSGSGLYRGDFAYNWIRGELKNLGVTTFGDLAFDDEYILKERRYKLAVTVADLTTSQLVRLPWDYQRVYGLDPDEQLVADAVRASMAIPFFYQPVKLTSAEGRTSTLVDGGMLSNFPIDSFDRPDRKRPRWPTIGITVIPTLTGGIHKVVPALRPLRLLGPPSLLESLITTLLVGHDQAYLNLPWVRARAIEVPTSDVGIFDFNVSRASLEALYDNGYEAGQRFLSTWNWPAYLDRFRSPGDRSSVAAEVK from the coding sequence ATGGCAAACGATCGGTCGAGGGGCCAGCAGCCAAAAGAGGTCGACCTCGTCCTCTCCGGCGGCGGGGTCAAATTCATCGGACTGGTAGGAGCCGTCGTCGCCCTCATGGACGCCGGATATTCGGTCCAGCGGGTGTCCGGGGTGTCGGCCGGCTCGGTGGTCGGGGCGATCTTGGCGGCCGCGTCCAAGGGCGACCAGCTGACCAGCGAGGAGGTCAAGGAGCTTGCGCTGTCGGTGCCGCTGCGCAAATGGCGCGACGCCGGGCCCGTTCCGATCGTCGGTCCGGCGTGGGGGATGCTGTCGGGCAGCGGCCTTTACCGGGGCGACTTCGCCTACAACTGGATTCGCGGCGAGCTGAAGAACCTCGGCGTCACCACGTTCGGCGACCTGGCTTTCGATGACGAATACATACTCAAGGAGCGCCGCTACAAGCTGGCGGTCACCGTCGCCGACCTGACCACAAGCCAGCTGGTCCGGCTGCCGTGGGATTACCAGCGTGTGTACGGGCTGGACCCCGACGAGCAGCTGGTGGCCGATGCGGTTCGCGCCTCGATGGCCATTCCGTTCTTCTACCAACCGGTCAAATTGACCAGCGCCGAGGGCCGAACCTCCACCCTGGTGGACGGTGGCATGCTGTCGAACTTTCCGATCGATTCCTTCGACCGGCCCGACCGCAAACGGCCGCGCTGGCCGACCATCGGAATCACCGTGATCCCGACGCTGACCGGTGGCATTCACAAGGTGGTCCCGGCGTTGCGCCCGCTGCGTCTACTGGGGCCGCCGTCACTGTTGGAAAGCCTGATCACCACCTTGCTGGTCGGTCACGACCAGGCGTACCTCAACCTGCCCTGGGTCCGCGCTCGTGCAATCGAGGTACCGACATCGGATGTCGGAATTTTCGACTTCAATGTCTCCCGGGCCAGCCTTGAAGCGCTGTACGACAACGGCTATGAGGCAGGACAGCGGTTTCTGTCGACATGGAACTGGCCTGCGTACCTCGACCGCTTCCGCTCACCTGGCGACCGCTCCAGTGTTGCCGCTGAGGTGAAGTGA
- a CDS encoding molybdopterin oxidoreductase family protein, translated as MGAIDRIAEPWGSRTPYAPGTTWPQRIDCYLADGITPEAVDRWVQSAAVLHSNGDGLDIAVKDGRIAGVRGRGNDRVNHGRLDPKDLFGWQANASADRLTTPLVRIKGKLQPADWDTAMDRIVARSRELLASHGPSAIGFYTTGQLFLEEYYTQTVIARGAIGTNHLDGNTRLCTATAAAALKESFACDGQPGSYTDVDHADVIALFGHNVAETQTVLWARMLDRLAGDQPPAIVCVDPRLTPVARQATVHLAPLPGTNVALMNGILHEIIAHDWVDHDYIDTHTIGFEELRKRVDEYPPERAAEICGVDADDIRRAAQVIGTAERLLSTVLQGFYQSHQATAASVQVNNIHLIRGMLGKPGCGVLQMNGQPTAENTRECGADGDLPGFRNWANDDHVTDLARVWNVEPHQIPHYGPPTHAMQMFRFAEEGTLQMLWVTGTNPAVSLPELARIRDILSQERLFLVVQDIFMTETAELADVVLPAAAWAEKTGAFTNADRTVHLSEKAVEPPGSARSDLDIFLDYARRMDFRDKDGQPLPAWTDPESAFEAWKKCSEGRPCDYTGLSYEKLRGSSGIQWPCNAEHPDGTERLYTDGKFWAHPDYCETFTRDLVTGAPMEPDEYRAMNPYGKAIIKAAQYLPPHEVPSSDYPFALVTGRTLYHFHTRTKTARAPQLQDAAPEVWVEVSERDADRLGIAEGDAVEVSTPRGSVTCAARICGIRDGVLFLPFHYGYWDTDGDRGHHRAGNELTLTDWDPASKQPIFKTAAAQLRRRRRFRRGNGVVDRAPTTTASAPVNGHVPSTAGGPAATAAELTATGGQS; from the coding sequence GTGGGGGCAATAGACCGGATCGCGGAACCCTGGGGCTCGCGCACCCCTTACGCACCGGGCACAACGTGGCCGCAGCGGATCGACTGCTACCTCGCCGACGGGATCACTCCGGAGGCTGTGGACCGGTGGGTGCAGTCGGCGGCCGTGTTGCACTCCAACGGCGACGGATTGGACATCGCGGTCAAAGACGGACGGATCGCCGGAGTCCGCGGTCGCGGTAACGACCGGGTCAACCACGGGCGACTGGACCCCAAAGATCTCTTCGGCTGGCAGGCCAACGCATCCGCTGATCGGCTCACCACCCCGCTGGTCCGCATCAAAGGGAAGTTGCAGCCGGCCGACTGGGACACGGCCATGGACCGGATCGTGGCGCGCAGCCGGGAACTGCTTGCCAGCCATGGCCCCAGCGCGATCGGTTTCTACACCACCGGGCAGCTGTTCCTGGAGGAGTACTACACCCAGACCGTCATCGCCCGCGGCGCGATCGGCACCAACCACCTCGACGGCAACACCCGGCTGTGCACGGCAACGGCTGCTGCGGCGCTCAAAGAGTCGTTCGCCTGCGACGGCCAGCCCGGGTCCTACACCGATGTCGACCACGCCGACGTGATCGCGCTGTTCGGCCACAACGTCGCCGAAACCCAGACGGTGCTGTGGGCACGCATGCTGGACCGGCTGGCCGGCGATCAGCCGCCCGCGATCGTGTGCGTCGATCCGCGGCTTACCCCGGTAGCCCGGCAGGCCACCGTGCATTTGGCGCCGCTGCCAGGAACCAATGTGGCGCTGATGAACGGAATCTTGCACGAGATCATCGCCCACGACTGGGTCGACCACGACTACATCGACACGCATACAATCGGTTTCGAGGAGCTGCGCAAACGAGTCGACGAGTACCCGCCGGAGCGAGCCGCCGAGATCTGCGGTGTCGACGCCGACGACATCCGACGTGCAGCGCAGGTGATCGGCACCGCCGAGCGGTTGTTGTCGACTGTGCTGCAAGGCTTTTACCAGTCGCACCAAGCCACCGCGGCCAGCGTGCAGGTCAACAACATCCACCTGATCCGGGGCATGCTCGGCAAGCCCGGCTGCGGTGTGCTGCAGATGAACGGACAGCCCACCGCGGAGAACACCCGGGAATGCGGCGCCGACGGGGACCTGCCCGGCTTTCGCAACTGGGCCAACGACGACCACGTCACCGATTTGGCGCGGGTGTGGAACGTTGAGCCGCACCAGATTCCGCATTATGGACCGCCGACGCACGCCATGCAGATGTTCCGCTTCGCCGAAGAAGGCACGCTGCAGATGCTGTGGGTGACCGGAACCAATCCCGCGGTGTCATTGCCGGAGCTGGCGCGGATCCGCGACATCCTGTCCCAGGAGCGGCTGTTCTTGGTGGTGCAGGACATTTTCATGACGGAGACCGCGGAGCTGGCCGACGTGGTGCTGCCCGCTGCGGCGTGGGCCGAGAAGACCGGCGCCTTCACCAACGCCGACCGCACGGTGCACCTGTCCGAAAAAGCCGTCGAGCCACCGGGTTCGGCGCGTAGCGATCTCGACATCTTCCTCGACTACGCCCGACGGATGGACTTCCGCGACAAGGACGGCCAGCCGCTGCCGGCGTGGACCGATCCGGAGTCGGCGTTCGAGGCGTGGAAGAAGTGCAGCGAAGGCCGCCCCTGCGACTACACCGGCCTGAGCTATGAGAAGCTGCGCGGCAGCAGCGGAATCCAATGGCCTTGCAACGCAGAGCATCCCGATGGCACCGAACGGCTGTACACCGACGGCAAATTCTGGGCGCACCCCGATTACTGCGAAACGTTCACCCGAGACCTGGTGACCGGAGCGCCGATGGAGCCCGATGAATACCGGGCCATGAACCCCTACGGCAAGGCGATCATCAAGGCGGCCCAATACCTGCCGCCGCACGAGGTGCCCAGTTCCGATTACCCGTTCGCTCTGGTCACCGGGCGCACCCTGTATCACTTCCACACCCGCACCAAAACGGCTCGGGCACCGCAACTTCAAGACGCCGCGCCCGAAGTGTGGGTGGAGGTCTCCGAGCGCGACGCCGATCGTCTCGGAATCGCCGAAGGCGACGCGGTCGAGGTGAGCACGCCGCGGGGCAGCGTCACGTGCGCGGCCCGGATCTGCGGCATCCGCGACGGCGTGCTGTTCCTGCCGTTCCACTACGGCTACTGGGACACCGACGGCGACCGAGGCCATCATCGCGCCGGTAACGAACTCACGCTCACCGACTGGGATCCGGCGTCCAAGCAACCGATCTTCAAGACGGCCGCCGCACAACTGCGCCGCCGGCGCCGCTTCCGCCGCGGCAACGGCGTCGTCGACCGCGCGCCGACCACCACCGCATCCGCTCCGGTCAACGGCCACGTGCCCAGCACGGCGGGAGGACCAGCGGCCACGGCGGCTGAACTCACGGCAACCGGAGGTCAGTCATGA
- a CDS encoding crotonase/enoyl-CoA hydratase family protein has protein sequence MSSMVSYHYDDPIAVIKMDDGKVNALGPTMQQALNEALDNADRDDAGAVVISGNDRVFSGGFDLKILTSGQVEPALDMLKGGFELAHRLLSYPKPVVMACTGHAIAMGAFLLSSGDHRIAAPAYNIQANEVAIGMTIPYPALEIMKLRLTPSAYQQAVGLAKTFFGETAIAAGWLDEIVLPDVVRSRAEEAAREFATLSQRAHAASKLRTRAEALQGIRAGIDGMAAEFGR, from the coding sequence ATGAGCAGCATGGTCAGCTATCACTACGACGACCCGATCGCGGTCATCAAGATGGACGACGGCAAGGTCAACGCGCTGGGCCCGACTATGCAGCAGGCCCTCAATGAAGCGCTCGACAACGCCGACCGCGACGACGCTGGCGCTGTTGTGATCTCGGGCAATGATCGGGTTTTCAGCGGCGGATTCGACCTGAAGATCTTGACCTCCGGGCAGGTGGAGCCGGCTCTCGACATGCTCAAGGGCGGCTTCGAGCTGGCCCACCGGCTGTTGTCGTACCCCAAGCCGGTGGTGATGGCGTGTACCGGGCACGCGATCGCGATGGGCGCATTCCTGCTGTCCAGCGGAGACCATCGAATCGCCGCGCCGGCGTACAACATTCAGGCCAACGAAGTCGCGATCGGGATGACGATTCCGTACCCGGCGCTGGAGATCATGAAGCTTCGGCTGACGCCGTCGGCGTATCAGCAGGCGGTCGGCCTGGCCAAGACGTTCTTCGGGGAGACCGCGATCGCGGCCGGCTGGCTCGACGAAATCGTGCTGCCCGACGTGGTGCGCTCCCGCGCCGAGGAAGCCGCCCGCGAATTTGCGACACTTAGCCAGCGGGCCCACGCCGCGAGCAAGTTGCGGACACGCGCCGAGGCGCTGCAAGGCATTCGGGCCGGGATCGACGGAATGGCAGCCGAGTTCGGGCGGTAA
- a CDS encoding MBL fold metallo-hydrolase translates to MFAMQMRNFAYLIGDRQTGDCLVVDPAYAAGDLVDALEADGMHLSGVLVTHHHPDHVGGTMMGFQLKGLAELLERTSVPVHVNTHEALWVSRVTGISMSDLTEHFHGDKVQIGDIEIELLHTPGHTPGSQCFLLDGRLVAGDTLFLEGCGRTDFPGGDSDEMYRSLQQLAKLPGDPTVFPGHWYSAEPSASLSEVKRSNYVYRASNLEQWRMLMGG, encoded by the coding sequence ATGTTCGCGATGCAGATGCGCAACTTCGCCTACCTGATCGGCGACCGACAGACCGGCGACTGCCTGGTAGTCGACCCGGCCTACGCCGCCGGGGATCTGGTCGACGCGCTCGAGGCCGACGGCATGCACCTGTCGGGTGTGCTGGTCACCCATCACCACCCCGACCATGTCGGCGGCACCATGATGGGATTTCAACTCAAGGGACTGGCCGAGCTGCTGGAGCGCACCAGCGTGCCGGTCCATGTGAATACCCATGAGGCGCTGTGGGTTTCGCGTGTCACCGGGATCAGCATGAGCGACCTGACCGAGCACTTCCACGGCGACAAGGTGCAAATCGGCGACATCGAGATCGAGCTGCTGCACACCCCCGGCCATACGCCGGGCAGTCAGTGCTTCCTGCTCGACGGCCGGCTGGTCGCCGGCGACACGTTGTTCCTGGAAGGCTGCGGACGCACCGATTTTCCCGGCGGCGATTCCGACGAGATGTATCGCAGCCTGCAGCAACTGGCCAAGCTTCCCGGCGATCCGACCGTGTTTCCCGGCCATTGGTATTCGGCCGAGCCGAGTGCGTCGCTGTCGGAGGTCAAACGCTCCAACTACGTCTACCGCGCCTCGAATTTAGAGCAGTGGCGAATGCTGATGGGCGGCTGA
- a CDS encoding type II toxin-antitoxin system VapB family antitoxin, which translates to MALRKYEIQIDEDLLNEAIRRYHVHGPREAVHLALRTLVRGTDEEELSLEEEDPFGLGALHPQRSSDT; encoded by the coding sequence ATGGCGCTTCGGAAGTATGAGATCCAGATTGATGAGGACCTCCTCAACGAGGCAATACGCCGATATCACGTACACGGTCCCCGGGAAGCCGTCCACCTTGCATTGCGGACCCTCGTCCGCGGAACGGACGAGGAAGAGCTTTCGCTGGAAGAGGAAGACCCGTTCGGTCTTGGCGCGCTGCACCCGCAGCGATCCAGCGACACCTGA
- the rpmG gene encoding 50S ribosomal protein L33: MASSTDIRPKITLACEVCKHRNYITKKNRRNDPDRMELKKFCPNCGKHQPHRETR; encoded by the coding sequence GTGGCCTCCAGCACTGACATCCGGCCGAAGATCACTTTGGCGTGCGAGGTGTGCAAGCACCGCAACTACATCACCAAGAAGAACCGGCGCAACGACCCCGACCGGATGGAGTTGAAGAAGTTCTGTCCGAACTGCGGAAAGCACCAGCCGCACCGCGAAACGCGGTAG
- the hadA gene encoding (3R)-hydroxyacyl-ACP dehydratase subunit HadA — protein MPLTADIVGMHFRYPDHYEVEREKIREYAAAVKHDDPAFFEEKAAAELGYDGLPAPLTFVSVFGYQAQSAFFEYANIAIHDAQIVQVDQMVKYVKPIKAGDKLHCDVYVDSVRKAHGTDIIVTKNVCTNDAGEIVMETFTTLAGRADGEGKEGFSDGAA, from the coding sequence GTGCCATTGACCGCAGACATCGTCGGGATGCATTTCCGCTACCCCGACCATTACGAGGTGGAGCGGGAAAAGATCCGCGAGTACGCAGCAGCCGTCAAACACGACGACCCAGCATTCTTCGAGGAAAAGGCTGCCGCTGAGCTCGGTTATGACGGGTTGCCCGCGCCGCTGACGTTCGTCTCGGTGTTCGGCTACCAAGCCCAATCGGCGTTCTTCGAGTACGCGAACATCGCCATACACGACGCCCAGATCGTCCAAGTTGACCAAATGGTGAAGTATGTGAAGCCGATCAAGGCGGGCGACAAGCTGCATTGTGATGTGTACGTCGATTCGGTGCGCAAGGCGCACGGCACCGACATCATCGTCACCAAGAACGTCTGCACCAACGACGCGGGGGAGATAGTGATGGAGACCTTCACGACCTTGGCGGGTCGTGCGGATGGAGAAGGAAAAGAGGGCTTTTCAGATGGCGCTGCGTGA